The nucleotide window AGACGGTGCGATCCTGAACGCTAATATTAAAGCTTTCAAGCGCCTTAGCCAGTTTGAAACCACCCCGAGAAACGTATGGGAGCGGATGGCCCTTTAAATGGAGCTCGGTATCTGCCGGAATCATCGAGCCCGGTTTATCCAGTCGCTCTTCGTTGGTTCCCAGGATTTCGCCTGCCATTACGGCACGTTTTGCCTCGTCTAGTGAAGTGTAAAGGCCCTGTTCAACTAAGAGGTCAGCGACGCGTTTCTTTTTCATCTATTTTCCACCCGTTTCGTGTCAAAGTAACTAAAGAATGCGGCCAATTGATTTCGGGCAGCACTAGCCGGCAACGCCTGTAGGGCCGTCTGACCAGCCTGAATCGTATCGATCAGGGCTTGATTAGCACCTTGTAGTCCAAGCTTACCTGGGTACGTATTCTTGGCTTCGCCGGCATCCTTCTGCGTCGCCTTACCCAATTCTTGCGGCGTACTGACCACATCCAAAATATCATCATAGATTTGGAAGGCCAGCCCAAAAGCGTCCGCAAATTGAAGGTAAGGTGCCCACTGATTTTGCGGTGTTTCACTCAGAATTAAGCCGGCCTGAACTGCGTAATGCAGCAATGCACCAGTCTTTTCCTTATGCAGAACTCGTAACCGTGCCAATGGCAGGTCCACGTGTTCAGATTGAATGTCCTTCGCTTGACCTGCGACCATACCGTGAGGTCCCGCCGCCTGGGCGAGCGCCAGGGTCAAAGCCGCTTGGGTCTGTGCTGGCAAATCCGTTGCCGTCAGCCACTGAAAAGCCAACGTCAGTAAGCCGTCGCCAGCTAAGGTGGCCATACCCGCGCCAAATTTAACGTGATTAGTGGGCTCACCCCGACGCAAATCATCATTGTCCATGGCCGGTAAATCGTCATGAATCAGTGAATAAGTGTGCAAAAGTTCCAGGGCCATCACTGGTCGCCAGTGCCGCTTGGAATCAAAGGATTCGCCACGCGCCTGCATGGTCGCTACAGTTAACAAGGGCCGCAGCCGCTTGCCGCCGGCCAAAACAGAATACTGCATCGCTTCAGCCAAACGCGCATCGCCACTATCTGTAGCAATCGCTGCCGCCAAGGGCGCGTTCAATTGTGGGACCCAGGTCGTTTCAAATTCTTTTAACTGCGCATCAATCGGCATCACCCGTGCCCCCTTGTGGCGCCTCAAAGGCCACCTCTTGGTCTGAATCATTCATCATGGTAGTTAGCGTCTTTTCAGCGTCCTGCAGTGTCGCTTGCAAGTCCTTGCTGAGTGCAACACCCTTTTGAAATTGATCCAAAGCCTGTTCCAAAGGGATATCACCTTGTTCAAGTTGCGAAACAATGGTTTCCAGAGTCGTTAAATTTTCTTCAAAGGTTGGTTTCTTATCTTCACTCATGTGTATCCTCCGATGCTGGTTTAATTGCCGTAATATTAGCTTCCGCCGTTCCATCGCTCAGGTGGATGGTCGCCTTAGCCGGCTTCAAGTCACTGACCCGCCGCACAACGTGGTCGTCCTGCGTCACGTAACTATAGCCACGTCCCATAATTTTTAAGGGACTTAGGTAGTCCAATCCATTAATTAACTGCGCAACACGTTCTTGCTTCGTCGTCAAATACCGTTTGGCCTCCGTGTTTAACCGCGCACTAGTCTGACTCACCGTCAGTTGATCCCGGTGCACCCGTTCTAGTGGCGACTGGCTAATCAGTCCCTGCTTAGCTAACTGAAAGCGCTGGTTCCGTTGCCGCAACGTGGCCTGTAAGTTACGCGTTAACCCCTGCTGAGCCCGATCGAGCCGCTGTAAATAAGTCTCGTACAACCGCTGCGGTTGCCGAAAAACGTACGCAGTCATAAGTTTCTTGAGCCGTTCACGTTGAAAATTAAGCCGATTACTCATTGCATTATAGAGCCGGGTACGCTCTTGCTGAAGCTTAAGCAGCTCGTCACTTAAGACTGGCACTGCCAACTCAGCCGCAGCCGTTGGTGTCGCTGCCCGGACGTCGGCCACCAAGTCAGCAATTGTCGTATCGGTCTCATGACCAACGGACGAAATCACTGGCAACTCACTCGCAGCAATCGCTCGAGCCACACTCTCTTCATTAAACGGCCAGAGGTCTTCAATCGACCCACCGCCCCGGCCAATAATCAACGTGTCAAAATTCCCCGCCGCGTTCGCCCGCTGAATCTGGCGAACAATGTCGGGTGCCGCAGCGTCGCCTTGAACTACCGCCGGATACAGCACAATTTGGGCAATCGGGTAACGTCGCCGGGCCGTCGTAATAATATCACGAATAACGGCACCGCTAGGACTCGTTACCACGGCGATACGCTTTGGAAAGCGCGGTAATGGCCGCTTAGGCGCATCAAACAAGCCCTCAGTGGCCAGTTTTTTCTTTAACTGTTCGTACGCCTGATAGAGCTGGCCAATACCATCCGGCTCCATGCGTTCCACGTAGATTTGATAACTCCCACTGGGTTCATACAGGGAAATTCGCCCGGTCACGAGGACCTTCATGCCGACTTCAGGCGTAAATTTTAATTTTTCAAAGGCTGATTTAAACATGATGGCACTGATTTTAGCGTGGTCATCCTTGAGACTGAAATATTGATGCGCGTGTGGTCGCAGACGAAAGTTTGAAATTTCTCCCGTCAGATAAACCTTGCCCAAGTATGGATCCACGTCAAACTTACGCTTTAGATACTGCGTCAGCGCCGTGACCGTCAGATAATCATTTGTCGCCAAGTTATTCACTCCACTCACATAAATCAACAGTTTGTTCCATCAAGGTGGCAATCGTCATAGGCCCAACACCACCGGGCACCGGCGTAATGGCCGCTGTCTTTTCCGCAACGCCGTCAAAATCAACGTCCCCAGTCAATTTGCCATTCTCGTCGCGATCCATCCCTACGTCAATGACGATGGCACCAGGCTTCACGTCGGCTTCCTTGATCAGATGCGCCACACCAGTCGCAACAACCAGAACGTCGGCGGTCCGGGTCAATTCACTTAAGTTCTTCGTATAAATATGGGCCACACTGACCGTCATGTCAGCATTCAACAACATTGCAGCCATCGGCCGACCAACAATCATACTCCGGCCAACCACCACCGCATGCTTACCTCGCAAGTGAACAGGTAAGGAATGCAGCATTGTCATAATACCCCGTGGGGTGCAAGAAACCGGATGATTCCCTGGCAAATTAGCGAACAACCGCCCTACATTTAAAGGGTGGAAGCCATCGACATCCTTAGCGGGGGCAATAGCCGCAACAATGGCCTGCTCATCCAATCCAACCGGTAACGGCGATTGCACCAGAATTCCGTGAACACTAGGATCCACGTTATAGGTTTCAACGATGGCCAATAGCTCTTCCTGACTAACCGTTGCGGGGAGCTCCCGCACAATGGAATTGATGCCCAATTGCGTTGCCTTACGATGCTTGTTACGCACATAAATGGCGCTGGCTGGATCATCCCCCACGATGATCACTACGAGCCCAGGAACGCGGCCACGCTCTTTCAGTGCGGATACCCGTTCCTTAGTCTTTGCGTTAACTTTCTTAGCAAGTTGCTTGCCATCGATGATGGTCGTCATGAAGCTCGTCCTCCCCAAAATTTAAAGTTACCTATTATTTTAGCATATTCGCCAGCAAAACGGGACCGAACACCTCAGTTCAGGTCGCACTTTTAGTTTAACCAATCGGATGTTTTCCAACCGGTCAAATAAGTTGCCCACTCATTTCCATTCAGAATAGTCTCCCTGACTTTGGCAGGTCCGGCCCATATCTGACGATCAATGGCGGAAATAAAAAACGAGGACCCACCGGCTAAATTGCCAGCGGGTCCTCGTTTATTAAAATGACTAGGATTCTGTATTCGCGTCGTCGCCATCTAACGTGTGTGCTAACACACCGTTGATGAATCGACGGGACCGGTCGTCACTAAACTTCTTGGCTAATTCCAAGGCTTCGTTAACGGCTACTCGGTTAGGAACTTCTTCCACGTCATCGATTTCGTAAAATGCCAACCGCAGGATCACCAAGTCAGTCTTGGCGATTCGCTTTAATTGCCACCCAGTACTCAAGTATTGGTCGATTTGCGCATCCAAATCACTTTGGCTCGCTAAAACACCGTCTACCAGAGTCTGCAAGTAATCTGGCACTGGAACGAGTTGGTTCGGGTCATCCGTCAAAACACGTTGGAACAACGCATCATGATCGGCATCGGGATTGGCGTTCAAGGCAAAAAGCATTTGAAACGCGCGTTCCCGAATTTGATGTCGTGTAAGTGTCACTATTGGTCACTGTCTCCTTCATCGGTCTGGTTGAACAGGTTATCTGGATCGACCTGTTGCGCCGTCTTTTCGGGAATGACGCCTTCCACGTGAACGTTAACTTCACGTAAATCGAGGTCCGTCATGAACAACAATTGTTGCTTCACGCTATCTTGAATGGCCAAGGCAACCTTGGGAACCGCTACCCCGTAATTCAAGTAAACGTAGACATCGACCGCCAATTCGTCGCCGTCAAAGACTAATTTAACGCCCTTGCCATGTTGCTCCTTGCGACCAAATAATTCGGTGACGCTGTTTGCCAGAGAACCTCGCATCCGAGCGACCCCTTCAGTTTGACTAGCCGCGATGCCGACGATGATTTCGAGGACTTGCGGTGCCACTTCGATCTTGCCCAAAGCAGGTTCCTTGGATTCTAAAATAATATTAGTATCTTCTGCCATTCGTTGACCCTCCCTTACTGATTAAACGTGTGGTAAACCTAGGCGCGAGAAATGTACGTGCCGTCGGTGGTGTTGATGGAGAGCTTGTCGCCTTCGTTGACGAAGAATGGCACTTGTACGACTAAGCCAGTGTTCATGGTAGCAGGCTTGGAACCACCAGAAGCGGTGTTTCCCTTGATACCAGGTTCAGTAGCCGTAACTTCCAAGACAACGGTGTTTGGTACTTCGATTCCTAAGACTTCGGAATTGAATTGAACCAAGTCAACGTTCATGTTTTCTTGTAAGTATGGCAGTTGATCCTTGATTTGGTCATCTGGCACTTCAATTTGTTCGAAGTTGTCAGTGTCCATGAAGACCCGGTTGTCGGCGTCTTCGTACAGGTATTGCATAGAACGCGTTTGGATATCAGCACGTTCCATCTTGGCACCGGCACGGAAAGTCTTTTCTTGAACGGCACCCGTCCGTAAGTTCTTAAGCTTTGAACGAACGAAAGCGCCACCCTTACCAGGCTTAACGTGTTGGAATTCAATGATCCGCCAGATTGCGTGATCGACTTCAATAGTTAAACCGTTTTTAAAATCAGCAGTAGAAATTGCCATAATGTGTTCAGCCTCCTAAAATATGTCCTCTTTATAATATCAATTCTTACCCATAAAAAGCAAGATACGTGGGCCACTTACAGAATAATTAAATTCCGGGGTACCGTCGTCAGGACTTCGTGACCGGTTGGCGTCACCAATAAATCGTCCTCAATTCTGATACCACCCTTGCCGGCAAAGTAAACACCGGGTTCTACCGTAACGACCTCGTTAGCGGTCATTACGTCTGGCCAACCATGGCCAATGTTCGGTCCTTCGTGAATGTCCAGACCAATTCCGTGGCCGGTCCCGTGAATGAATGCCTCACCAAAACCGCGTTCGGTCAAGAAATTGCGACCGATTGCATCCAGTTGGCCGCCAGTCACGCCAGGTTTAACTGCCGCCATAATTTTCTCCTGAGCACTTTGGACGGCCTGGTAAGCCGTCCGCAACATTTCGCCAGGATCGCCCAAAGCCACCGTCCGGGTCACATCAGAGGTGTACCCATCCACGTAAAAACCACAATCAACCGTTACGAGTTCGCCGTGAGCTAACACTTTATCACTCGCTTGTCCGTGTGGCCAGGCGGAACGCTCCCCACTAGCTACGATGGTCCCAAAACTGGGGCCCGTTGCACCGTGATCTTGCATCCAGCGTTCGAGCCACTGGGCAGCCTGCCGCTCAGTCATCCCGGGTTTGAGCACATCAAAGAGGGCTAACAGTCCTTCATTCGTCAGGGTCGTGGCGTGCCGAAGAGCGGCCACCTCGGTCGGTTCCTTGATCTGACGGAGCCCGTCAACTACACCAGCCATCGGCACGATATCAGTCATCAGGTGCTCGTCTAACCAATCAAATTCGGCCAAGGTCAAACTATCCTCGATACCCAATACAGTCGCGTGAGCAGCCTCTAAGGCGTCGTCAACGGCTTGTAAATAGTTACGGGTGATTGTTTGGGGCACATTTGGCATAGTTGCCGCCAGCTCACTCTGGTAGCGGGCATCAGTCACAAAGACTGCCGAATTAGCCGTCACCAATAAATATCCGTCACCAGGTTCGACACTCGCACCAGCTAGATATAGCTGATTGCTGGGTGATGAAACCAAAAAGCTATCGATACTCAGGTCAGCAAACTTGGCCTGCAACCGTTCAATCCGAGTCATCATGACCGCCTCCTTGAAATTGTTCCCTTAAACGTGAGAAATCGCCTTACCGGTCGGCCATTCTGGGCTGGAACGGCGCCGACACAACTTTAAGCCTTGAAACCCACAAGTCTTAAAGCTTGGTCTTGTTCTAGGCCGTAAACGGCCAAGAACAACGAGGCGCCTGAGCCCAGAATGACCGACCTCTCGGCTTACACAGGTTCTAACCACAATTATCCGGTATCGTTATTCTTCATCAGTCAGTAACGCGCGACTTTTAGCCGTCCAAGTGACCGATAAGTTCACAATTACACCTAATCATGATTTCCACGCTGACACCCCATTTTAAGGCGAAAAAAGAAGAACTCAAAGCGAATTGGTCTCGCCTCAAGCTCTTCAGTCGTTACGAGGAAAACCTCGTGTTATTTAGCTGCTTCTTCTGCAACTGGGTATACGGATACTTGACGCTTGTCACGGCCAAGACGTTCGAATTTAACGACGCCAGCAACCTTAGCAAACAGAGTATCGTCACCACCGCGGCCTACGTTCAAGCCAGGGTAAATGTGCGTCCCACGTTGACGGTAAAGGATAGAACCACCGGTAACAGTAGAACCGTCAGCAGCCTTCGTCCCAAGACGACGACCAGCAGAGTCACGACCGTTAGCAGTAGACCCACCACCTTTATGGTGAGAGAAGAATTGTAAGTTCATGTTCATCAGCATAAGTTTCACCTCCGCGTTTTAATCTTTGGTTTCAGCGAATTGAATGTAATCCGCGTAATTTGTGGCGACATCTCTTAACCCATCCGCAAAACTCTGGAGGAGTGTTTGTCCCTTTAATTCGGTCGTTGCTTCCAGCTTTGGTGGGAGGTGGACTTCCAGATAACCACCTTCCTGATCACGATTCTCAACCTCTATTGGAATCTCAGCGATTCGTTGTAGAGCGTTGACCGTCGTAATCGCAAGCACCGAAACCGCAGCACAAACAATATCTTGACCATACTCACCTGAGTCAGCGTGGCCAGTGATTCGGAATGAATCGATTCGGTTAGTTCCATGATGGAACGTCGCGTGAATCATCGAGATCGCCTCTCTTAATCTTTAGGCTTAAGCGTTGATAGCATCAACGACAACCTTAGTGTATGGTTGACGGTGGCCCTTCTTCGTATGTTGGCCCTTCTTGGCCTTGTACTTGAAAGTAACAACCTTCTTTTCCAGACCCTGCTTTTCAACAGTCCCGGTAACAGTTGCACCTGCAACAGTTGGTGTCCCAATCTTAGGCGTGTCGCCACCGACAAAGACAACTTGGTCAAAAGTAACCTTTTCACCAGCTTCAACGTTCAACTTTTCGACATAAACAGCTTGGCCTGCTTCGACCTTGTACTGCTTGCCACCAGTTACGATAATTGCGTACATGTATGTGCACCTCCTTATATATTTAGACTTAGACTCGCCGAAAACAAGTGCTCCGCAAGCGGAAATCTTACTAACTTGTCCCGAGCGGTTGCAGCTGTGGAAGTCCACAAATACAACATGAAAATTATACTTGATGGGGTTAGCCACGTCAAGCTTTTTCTACACCAACCGTCAAGTCTAACCCCACCGGGGCGAACCATCCCGCTACTGGCATGGTTTCCGGCGTTATCATCTGGTAAAAAGAATTTGCCAAATAGTCTGACCGATACCGGCGATCATCGCGTAACCAATGTTGCACTAAACCAATAAATGCTGTAGCTAGAAAGGTCACCTGCACATCCAGTGGTGGCTCATCATTCAGTCGCTGGACCTGCTCACCAAATTGTGACAATTCCCGTTCGAACCGTTGAACCAGCCGTGGGCGAAATTGGGTGAACTGTGGGTGTAGCAAAACGGCTAAAATTTGATGATGGTTATCCGCAAATCGGAGCGCCGGGCCCAACGCAAAACCACTCACCGGTTCCCCATTTGGCGCCAACGTGGTCTTAGCAGCTGCTAGCCACTCATCGATCACCTGCTGTTCAGTCTGTTCAAAGAAATCAACCTTATCTTGATAGTGTAAGTAGAAAGTTCCTCGCGTAATTTCCGCCGTCTGAGTTAATTTTTGGACGGAAATTTGCTTCAAGGAATTTTGTTGTAATAGGTGGCTCAATGCCATTCTTAGGCGCTCATTCGTCCGTACCACCCGCGGATCAGTCTGACTGATGATAGTCACTCCCTTCTCGTGCACAAAAAGCTAGCCCTTATGATAGCGGACTAGCTTCCGAATTAATAGTTATGTGCTTGCCGATCTAAGTTGATTTGGCGTTTGGCCTCATAAGCCGCTTGAATCTGATCCTGCTTAAAACCAAAGTCAACGAACCCCCACTTCAAGAAAAGCCGCCAAGCATGGCGAAAGTCTTCCTGCCGGTGAGCAAAATGACTGTTAAACAGCATCCGTTTCAAAATCAAATACTGTTGGTCAAGGTCCTTGGCAGGTCGACTGTTTTCCAGTGTTGTCAGGTCCTCTTCCGTTAACATGATTAAATGAGTCCAGGTCTTTTTAGCCGCTACCAAGAAGAAGAAGTCCATAGCATCCGTGTACTCCGTCAATAGCGTTTCTGCGGGCGTCTGACCTTCATCAGCTTTTCCCCGGTGCGTCTTCCAAACCTTAAACCATTCAGATGTATTGGCCACTTCTGCCAGTTCCACATCTAAGGCCACGTAAGCATTTTCAATTTGACTCTTGCGCGTCATTTCAATATCACGATCAGCGGTGATTTGCTCATCCAAAGCAATCGATTGTTGTACTAATTTGGCTAATTCTAACACGCTCCGAGTCCTCCTAAGCAAAAATCAAGGGATCTGAAGAAATTTCTAGGTCCGTGAGGTCTTCTAAGTACCAGTCGCGCATGAATGGGTATTTCAGGAGGACATCAAACCAAGAAGCCTTCTGGTCAGCATCGTGGACCGTCATGACCCATTCTGGCTGTCCTTCAAGTTGGTTGTTGAAGATATCCACAACTACACCCTTATCAAGTTGAATTTCAGCACCGTTACCGTTAACCCCGTTGGTCAACATGTAATCGTTCTTGGCAGCGGTCACAAATAACCGGTCAACCACACCAGCCGGCAAATCAGCCGACCGTACGGCATAGTTTTGACGATTGGCAGCATCCAGGATGTTAAAGTCCACGGAGTAGCCATAATCTTCTTTTAAGTACCGGGCAAAGTCCAAGAGAATCTGAACGGACGCCTTGACCGTCTCAGCCGGCACCGTATCATGTAAGTCGATGATGAACAACTGCGTTAAAGCGTGGCTGTTAAACCGGAACATTTTCCGTTCCAGGTTCAGGTAAAACAGAGATTGCCCCGTTGCCCGTTCCCGGTAAAAGACCCCACCGTTCTCTGAAGATTCAACACGGAAGTTGAACGTTCCTCGGTCACCCAGCGGCGTCAACTGTTGCGTCAATTCTTCTCGGTGATCCCGTGACTGCAAGATAACATTTTTTCCTTGATCATGGAGTTCCAACATCCGTGACATAAACAGCAGGTAGTAGTCCGCGTTGCTGTACTGGTGTGGGAACGTCACGAAATCTGAATCCAACGTAAAGTTAGCTAACTCAGTCGCGGCTGCCACTAATTTATCAGCATCGGTCGTCTTAATCAGTTGGTCCATTAACTGGGTGAACTTCAACCCAGTTTCTAGACCCGCCTTAATGGCGTCGTTATAGTTGACCAATCGACCACTAGTGGTCAGCGTTGATGGATCATTTTCGTTAATCATCGACAGTCACCTCACCCTCGCTCTTGCCTAATAAACTATTTAGGTAATCTGCGTACAGACTGGCGTTGTGAGCCTCGAAGTGTTCAAAATCATCAAAGGAATCCCGAATACTCTGTTTTTCGTAGTTCAAGATGGTGTCTTCCTTCGATAACACCAGGATCTTGTCATCATTAGCTTTAATCAACTTGTGAGCATTCAAAGCCTTTTCATCCTCGTCAGCGAGCTTAGTCAACTGATCAATGATCCGTTGACGTTCGTCTTTCAGCTTTCCAGAGTCCCAAGGCAAGCTGCTCTTGCCGCTGTTTTCCTTCAATTGGTCACGAAGATCGGCCTTTTGGTTATCCCGGGTCGTTTGAGCATCAACTAAGCCTTGAAGTTGTTCACTCTCAGCAGAAATGGCTTCAATTTTGGCCGTGTTTAGTCGTTGGTTTTGACTTTCCAGGGCAAATGAATCCCGTAACTTCTGATATTCGGTCTTATCAAAATCAAACCGAACGTTGATGACATCCAGGTCCCCAAATAAACGCCGGTCCCACCAATTTCCAAAGTAGATATGGAACAAGCCCGTCGTGTATTCCTCGTAGTAGAAGAATGGGTAAATATGCCCCAAATAATCGATCAACTTATCGCTTAAGTAGTGCGCAATTTGGGGGTGAATATTGTCGACTAATTCAGCTAAATGGTTCACTGACCGCGTCGAACGGGTCTTCTTAACTTCTTCATAATAACGAACTTGGTCAAGCAGTTCGTAAACTTGTCGGTCATCGCCGTGCTGAACCGCAGCCTGCAACGTACTTAAGTAATCGAGTTTACTTGCGATTGCCTGCGTTAAGACATCGGCCGCACTAGCTTGTTGTTCTTGATTATCCATGAATTATCCCTCATTCTGATGTTCTCTAGCGCTTGCCGTGAACATTTGGTTATAGCTTCATGTTACCAAAAATCCGCACAGAATAAAGCAGTTTGCAGGAATTTTACGTGAAAACCATGAAATTTTTAACCTAAACCCTGAACTGTTTAAAAATTACGGCTATTTGAAGGCAGACAGCCCCCCCATTGTGATGATAATTAATTTACACAACTGAAATAGTCTGCTGGTGGTAACAAACCCAACGAACATTTCAATGCTTTTAACTTTCAACCAACAAAAAAGTCTGAGATCACCTCTCAGACTTTTCCAATTCCTATCGCTGAAGCGTTTCCTAGCCAGCAGTTAACTACTAACCATTTCACTCTCAGCGTGCCCACACTCCCGAACGAATTTAAGTTCATTCAGGCTATTTATCTTTATTAATACAGTTCCAAGTACTGGTCACGTTCCCATTGAGAAACTTGTGTCCGGTAAGAGTTGTATTCCAAGTTCTTGGCTTCAATAAAGCTCTGGAACAGGTGCTTACCCATAGCCCCACGCATGACGTCATCGGCAGCTAAGTCCTTCAAAGCGTTGTGCAAGGTATCTGGTAAGTTCGTAATGTGGTTTTCTTGACGTTCTTCGGCATCCATCCGGTAAATGTTCCGGTCGACAGCCTCTTGTGGCGCCAGCTTGTTTCGTAATCCATCAAGCCCC belongs to Levilactobacillus yonginensis and includes:
- the xseA gene encoding exodeoxyribonuclease VII large subunit, with the protein product MATNDYLTVTALTQYLKRKFDVDPYLGKVYLTGEISNFRLRPHAHQYFSLKDDHAKISAIMFKSAFEKLKFTPEVGMKVLVTGRISLYEPSGSYQIYVERMEPDGIGQLYQAYEQLKKKLATEGLFDAPKRPLPRFPKRIAVVTSPSGAVIRDIITTARRRYPIAQIVLYPAVVQGDAAAPDIVRQIQRANAAGNFDTLIIGRGGGSIEDLWPFNEESVARAIAASELPVISSVGHETDTTIADLVADVRAATPTAAAELAVPVLSDELLKLQQERTRLYNAMSNRLNFQRERLKKLMTAYVFRQPQRLYETYLQRLDRAQQGLTRNLQATLRQRNQRFQLAKQGLISQSPLERVHRDQLTVSQTSARLNTEAKRYLTTKQERVAQLINGLDYLSPLKIMGRGYSYVTQDDHVVRRVSDLKPAKATIHLSDGTAEANITAIKPASEDTHE
- a CDS encoding dUTP diphosphatase, producing the protein MLELAKLVQQSIALDEQITADRDIEMTRKSQIENAYVALDVELAEVANTSEWFKVWKTHRGKADEGQTPAETLLTEYTDAMDFFFLVAAKKTWTHLIMLTEEDLTTLENSRPAKDLDQQYLILKRMLFNSHFAHRQEDFRHAWRLFLKWGFVDFGFKQDQIQAAYEAKRQINLDRQAHNY
- a CDS encoding exodeoxyribonuclease VII small subunit, with translation MSEDKKPTFEENLTTLETIVSQLEQGDIPLEQALDQFQKGVALSKDLQATLQDAEKTLTTMMNDSDQEVAFEAPQGGTGDAD
- a CDS encoding TetR/AcrR family transcriptional regulator, encoding MHEKGVTIISQTDPRVVRTNERLRMALSHLLQQNSLKQISVQKLTQTAEITRGTFYLHYQDKVDFFEQTEQQVIDEWLAAAKTTLAPNGEPVSGFALGPALRFADNHHQILAVLLHPQFTQFRPRLVQRFERELSQFGEQVQRLNDEPPLDVQVTFLATAFIGLVQHWLRDDRRYRSDYLANSFYQMITPETMPVAGWFAPVGLDLTVGVEKA
- the rpmA gene encoding 50S ribosomal protein L27, with the translated sequence MNMNLQFFSHHKGGGSTANGRDSAGRRLGTKAADGSTVTGGSILYRQRGTHIYPGLNVGRGGDDTLFAKVAGVVKFERLGRDKRQVSVYPVAEEAAK
- the efp gene encoding elongation factor P codes for the protein MAISTADFKNGLTIEVDHAIWRIIEFQHVKPGKGGAFVRSKLKNLRTGAVQEKTFRAGAKMERADIQTRSMQYLYEDADNRVFMDTDNFEQIEVPDDQIKDQLPYLQENMNVDLVQFNSEVLGIEVPNTVVLEVTATEPGIKGNTASGGSKPATMNTGLVVQVPFFVNEGDKLSINTTDGTYISRA
- a CDS encoding exonuclease SbcC yields the protein MDNQEQQASAADVLTQAIASKLDYLSTLQAAVQHGDDRQVYELLDQVRYYEEVKKTRSTRSVNHLAELVDNIHPQIAHYLSDKLIDYLGHIYPFFYYEEYTTGLFHIYFGNWWDRRLFGDLDVINVRFDFDKTEYQKLRDSFALESQNQRLNTAKIEAISAESEQLQGLVDAQTTRDNQKADLRDQLKENSGKSSLPWDSGKLKDERQRIIDQLTKLADEDEKALNAHKLIKANDDKILVLSKEDTILNYEKQSIRDSFDDFEHFEAHNASLYADYLNSLLGKSEGEVTVDD
- a CDS encoding M24 family metallopeptidase encodes the protein MMTRIERLQAKFADLSIDSFLVSSPSNQLYLAGASVEPGDGYLLVTANSAVFVTDARYQSELAATMPNVPQTITRNYLQAVDDALEAAHATVLGIEDSLTLAEFDWLDEHLMTDIVPMAGVVDGLRQIKEPTEVAALRHATTLTNEGLLALFDVLKPGMTERQAAQWLERWMQDHGATGPSFGTIVASGERSAWPHGQASDKVLAHGELVTVDCGFYVDGYTSDVTRTVALGDPGEMLRTAYQAVQSAQEKIMAAVKPGVTGGQLDAIGRNFLTERGFGEAFIHGTGHGIGLDIHEGPNIGHGWPDVMTANEVVTVEPGVYFAGKGGIRIEDDLLVTPTGHEVLTTVPRNLIIL
- the nusB gene encoding transcription antitermination factor NusB — protein: MTLTRHQIRERAFQMLFALNANPDADHDALFQRVLTDDPNQLVPVPDYLQTLVDGVLASQSDLDAQIDQYLSTGWQLKRIAKTDLVILRLAFYEIDDVEEVPNRVAVNEALELAKKFSDDRSRRFINGVLAHTLDGDDANTES
- a CDS encoding bifunctional 5,10-methylenetetrahydrofolate dehydrogenase/5,10-methenyltetrahydrofolate cyclohydrolase; translated protein: MTTIIDGKQLAKKVNAKTKERVSALKERGRVPGLVVIIVGDDPASAIYVRNKHRKATQLGINSIVRELPATVSQEELLAIVETYNVDPSVHGILVQSPLPVGLDEQAIVAAIAPAKDVDGFHPLNVGRLFANLPGNHPVSCTPRGIMTMLHSLPVHLRGKHAVVVGRSMIVGRPMAAMLLNADMTVSVAHIYTKNLSELTRTADVLVVATGVAHLIKEADVKPGAIVIDVGMDRDENGKLTGDVDFDGVAEKTAAITPVPGGVGPMTIATLMEQTVDLCEWSE
- a CDS encoding Asp23/Gls24 family envelope stress response protein; amino-acid sequence: MAEDTNIILESKEPALGKIEVAPQVLEIIVGIAASQTEGVARMRGSLANSVTELFGRKEQHGKGVKLVFDGDELAVDVYVYLNYGVAVPKVALAIQDSVKQQLLFMTDLDLREVNVHVEGVIPEKTAQQVDPDNLFNQTDEGDSDQ
- a CDS encoding polyprenyl synthetase family protein, translated to MPIDAQLKEFETTWVPQLNAPLAAAIATDSGDARLAEAMQYSVLAGGKRLRPLLTVATMQARGESFDSKRHWRPVMALELLHTYSLIHDDLPAMDNDDLRRGEPTNHVKFGAGMATLAGDGLLTLAFQWLTATDLPAQTQAALTLALAQAAGPHGMVAGQAKDIQSEHVDLPLARLRVLHKEKTGALLHYAVQAGLILSETPQNQWAPYLQFADAFGLAFQIYDDILDVVSTPQELGKATQKDAGEAKNTYPGKLGLQGANQALIDTIQAGQTALQALPASAARNQLAAFFSYFDTKRVENR
- a CDS encoding ribosomal-processing cysteine protease Prp — its product is MIHATFHHGTNRIDSFRITGHADSGEYGQDIVCAAVSVLAITTVNALQRIAEIPIEVENRDQEGGYLEVHLPPKLEATTELKGQTLLQSFADGLRDVATNYADYIQFAETKD
- the rplU gene encoding 50S ribosomal protein L21 → MYAIIVTGGKQYKVEAGQAVYVEKLNVEAGEKVTFDQVVFVGGDTPKIGTPTVAGATVTGTVEKQGLEKKVVTFKYKAKKGQHTKKGHRQPYTKVVVDAINA